In one Desulfoferula mesophila genomic region, the following are encoded:
- a CDS encoding nitroreductase — protein sequence MDYQQVVESRHSCRSFSDAPVTADQVAQIAALAAKAPSWGNTQPWKLTAVGGDKAKEIRRRLVEAMRAERPQEPDIAMPMSFADDMSARYKDLGRALFKVLGITRDDADKRAAHYANNFGGFGAPCLLFVTVPRGQTGYALFDAGAFTHGLCLAAASLGLGTVILAALARYPDQVRAVVPIPEDQELVIGVALGHPDPQAPVNAFRSQRRSLPEMLATFDL from the coding sequence ATGGATTATCAGCAAGTGGTGGAGAGCCGTCATTCCTGCCGGAGTTTCAGCGACGCCCCGGTAACCGCCGACCAGGTGGCCCAGATAGCCGCCCTGGCGGCCAAGGCCCCTTCCTGGGGCAACACCCAGCCCTGGAAGCTTACCGCCGTGGGCGGCGACAAGGCCAAGGAAATCCGCCGCCGCCTGGTGGAGGCCATGCGCGCCGAGCGGCCCCAGGAGCCGGACATCGCCATGCCCATGAGCTTCGCCGACGACATGAGCGCCCGCTACAAGGACCTGGGCCGCGCCCTGTTCAAGGTGTTGGGCATCACCCGGGACGACGCCGACAAGCGCGCCGCCCACTACGCCAACAACTTCGGTGGCTTCGGCGCGCCCTGCCTGCTGTTCGTCACCGTGCCCCGGGGCCAGACCGGCTACGCCCTGTTCGACGCCGGGGCCTTTACCCACGGCCTGTGCCTGGCCGCGGCCAGCCTGGGCCTGGGCACCGTGATCCTGGCCGCCCTGGCCCGCTATCCCGACCAGGTGCGGGCGGTGGTGCCCATTCCCGAGGATCAGGAGCTGGTCATCGGCGTGGCCCTGGGCCATCCCGACCCCCAGGCCCCGGTAAACGCCTTCCGCAGCCAACGGCGTTCCCTGCCGGAGATGCTGGCCACCTTCGATCTGTAA
- a CDS encoding Crp/Fnr family transcriptional regulator, translating to MSSCLCQKLAGDGMELSPVCLGSLWVFANLTPPEMEALTQAAQRRRYAKGETIFAQGEAARRMFLIKAGRVKLCKVTLEGNELILDIRGGGDFLGEGMLTVEEEFPLSAVCLEETLTCGFTREGFENLVLEHPNIGLQVIRNLSARIDSLTQRVGSMSATHLEERLHQVLWQVAREHGRPAKEGRELAMPFTHEELSFLVGAHRVSITRAMKALREAGAVVQRGKNLVVAPA from the coding sequence ATGAGTTCTTGTTTGTGTCAGAAATTGGCCGGGGACGGCATGGAGCTGAGCCCGGTCTGCCTGGGCAGCCTGTGGGTCTTCGCCAACCTGACCCCGCCGGAGATGGAGGCCCTGACCCAGGCGGCCCAGCGCCGCCGCTACGCCAAGGGGGAGACGATCTTCGCCCAGGGCGAGGCGGCCCGGCGCATGTTCCTCATCAAGGCCGGGCGGGTCAAGCTGTGCAAGGTCACCCTGGAGGGCAACGAGCTCATCCTGGACATCCGGGGCGGCGGGGATTTCCTGGGCGAGGGCATGCTCACCGTTGAGGAGGAGTTCCCCTTGAGCGCGGTGTGCCTGGAGGAAACCCTGACCTGCGGCTTCACCCGCGAGGGCTTCGAGAACCTGGTGCTTGAGCACCCCAACATCGGCCTGCAGGTGATCCGCAACCTGAGCGCGCGCATCGACAGCCTCACCCAGCGGGTGGGCAGCATGTCGGCCACCCACCTGGAGGAGCGCCTGCACCAGGTGCTGTGGCAGGTGGCCCGGGAGCACGGCCGCCCGGCCAAGGAGGGCCGGGAGCTGGCCATGCCCTTCACCCACGAGGAACTCAGCTTCCTGGTGGGGGCCCACCGGGTGAGCATCACCCGGGCCATGAAGGCCCTGCGCGAGGCGGGCGCGGTGGTGCAGCGGGGCAAAAACCTGGTGGTGGCTCCGGCCTGA
- a CDS encoding DUF2905 family protein: MNPQLGKLLVILGLALAGLGALLWLGPKLGIFSWLGKLPGDFSWRGKNFSFYFPLGTSILISLLLTLIFWLFRR, encoded by the coding sequence ATGAACCCCCAACTGGGCAAGCTGTTGGTGATCCTGGGCCTGGCCCTCGCCGGGCTGGGGGCGCTGTTGTGGCTGGGCCCCAAGCTGGGCATCTTCAGCTGGCTGGGCAAGCTGCCCGGCGACTTTTCCTGGCGGGGCAAGAACTTCTCCTTCTACTTTCCCCTGGGCACCAGCATCCTCATCAGCCTGCTGCTCACCCTGATCTTCTGGCTTTTCCGGCGCTAG
- a CDS encoding OsmC family protein, producing the protein MAGSGNPKTVNGINIDQLFATIEQIKGNAEIAKFKFRAKNQWVGGTHSQATVKDFYGALQEDDARDAVVFHLDEPPILLGTNAGTNPVEYLLVALSGCLTTSMVAHASAKGIEIRGVQSRYEGDIDLRGFLGISEEVPVGYQAIRVFFKIDADVSEAQKEEMIQTAQKYSPVFNTITRSAPVKVELDRA; encoded by the coding sequence ATGGCAGGTTCAGGGAATCCGAAAACCGTCAATGGAATCAACATAGACCAATTATTCGCGACCATCGAGCAAATCAAGGGCAACGCCGAAATCGCCAAGTTCAAGTTCAGGGCCAAGAACCAGTGGGTCGGCGGCACGCACAGCCAGGCCACGGTCAAGGACTTCTACGGCGCTCTGCAGGAGGACGACGCGCGGGACGCGGTGGTCTTCCACTTGGACGAGCCCCCCATCCTCCTGGGTACCAACGCTGGGACCAATCCCGTGGAATACCTCCTGGTCGCCTTGTCCGGCTGCCTGACCACCTCCATGGTGGCGCACGCCTCGGCCAAGGGTATTGAGATCAGGGGGGTGCAATCCAGGTATGAAGGGGACATCGACCTGCGCGGTTTCCTGGGGATATCCGAGGAAGTCCCGGTGGGCTACCAGGCCATCAGGGTGTTTTTCAAGATTGACGCCGACGTAAGCGAGGCCCAAAAGGAGGAGATGATCCAGACCGCCCAGAAATACTCGCCGGTGTTCAACACCATCACCCGCTCGGCCCCGGTGAAGGTGGAGTTGGACAGGGCCTAG
- a CDS encoding NAD-dependent epimerase/dehydratase family protein, whose amino-acid sequence MKILVTGGAGFIGSQVAQAYLQAGHRVTILDDLSTGKQENLPPEAEFVRADIASPQAAELVARGGFGLINHHAAQISVPASVADPVDDAHSNVMGLLNLLEAGCRAKLERFIFVSSGGAVYGEMEGAPVDESFPARPMSPYAVAKLSGELYLDYYAAQHGLSSVVLRYANVYGPRQIPHAEAGVVAIFMDCLVDGHEPTIYSPEDLPGGMKRDYTFVGDVVRANLAALERGQGVYNIGTGVASDTLTIWEAVKKAAGREMAHHMGPARAGDIRYSALDCAKAARELGWRPDYDLARGMAETWAWRQRR is encoded by the coding sequence ATGAAAATTCTGGTCACCGGCGGGGCGGGCTTCATCGGCAGCCAAGTGGCCCAGGCCTACCTCCAGGCCGGACATCGGGTGACGATCCTGGACGACCTTTCCACCGGCAAGCAGGAAAACCTGCCGCCCGAGGCCGAATTCGTGCGGGCGGACATCGCCTCGCCCCAGGCGGCGGAGCTGGTGGCCCGGGGCGGCTTCGGGCTCATCAACCACCACGCGGCCCAGATCTCGGTGCCCGCCTCGGTGGCCGACCCGGTTGACGACGCCCACAGCAACGTCATGGGCCTATTGAACCTGCTGGAGGCGGGGTGCCGGGCCAAGCTGGAGCGCTTCATCTTCGTCAGCAGCGGGGGCGCGGTGTACGGCGAGATGGAGGGCGCCCCGGTGGACGAGTCCTTCCCGGCCCGGCCCATGAGCCCCTACGCGGTGGCCAAGCTCTCCGGCGAGCTGTACCTGGATTACTACGCCGCCCAGCACGGCCTTAGCTCGGTGGTGCTGCGCTACGCCAACGTCTACGGACCCCGCCAGATCCCCCACGCCGAGGCCGGGGTGGTGGCCATCTTCATGGACTGCCTGGTGGACGGCCACGAGCCCACCATCTACAGCCCCGAAGACCTGCCCGGCGGCATGAAGCGCGACTACACCTTCGTGGGCGACGTGGTGCGGGCCAACCTGGCCGCCCTGGAGCGGGGACAAGGCGTCTACAACATCGGCACCGGGGTGGCCAGCGACACCCTGACCATTTGGGAGGCGGTAAAAAAAGCCGCGGGCCGGGAGATGGCCCACCATATGGGCCCGGCCCGGGCCGGGGACATCCGCTACAGCGCCCTGGACTGCGCCAAGGCGGCCCGGGAGCTGGGCTGGCGGCCCGACTACGACCTGGCCCGGGGCATGGCCGAGACCTGGGCCTGGCGCCAACGACGCTAG
- the deoC gene encoding deoxyribose-phosphate aldolase: protein MAMVKLKAVDNRFQADVWEQALIAEGVDFRLRTFQDTAYDGLYVSQKGYGVFYVEEAELERAEALLEALAGEEPPGLDSAAALAGVIEHTLLSPEAGEKELEAHLEQCREMGCVAACVSPWMVPLAVEGLKDSGVAVCSVVGFPLGTQSLATKLAEANELAEAGATELDMVLNRGLALGGALGRAVDEAAQIAQAIAPVRLKVILETNELGPEASAQAAQALALCGAAFLKTGSGYFGPATLADVALLADNGGGLGIKAAGGIKSLDSALALLEAGATRLGTSSGWDIFRQAQERWSQED from the coding sequence ATGGCCATGGTCAAACTAAAAGCAGTGGACAACCGTTTCCAGGCCGACGTCTGGGAGCAGGCGCTGATCGCCGAAGGCGTCGACTTTCGTTTGCGCACCTTTCAGGACACCGCCTATGACGGGCTCTATGTGAGCCAAAAGGGCTACGGCGTGTTCTACGTGGAGGAGGCGGAGCTGGAGCGGGCCGAGGCCCTCTTGGAGGCGCTGGCCGGAGAGGAGCCCCCCGGTCTGGACAGCGCGGCGGCCCTGGCCGGGGTGATCGAGCACACCCTGCTCTCCCCCGAGGCCGGGGAAAAGGAGCTGGAGGCCCACCTGGAGCAGTGCCGGGAGATGGGCTGCGTGGCCGCCTGCGTCTCGCCCTGGATGGTGCCCCTGGCCGTGGAGGGGCTCAAGGACAGCGGCGTGGCGGTGTGCAGCGTGGTGGGCTTCCCCCTGGGCACCCAGAGCCTGGCCACCAAGCTGGCCGAGGCCAACGAGCTGGCCGAGGCCGGGGCCACCGAACTGGACATGGTGCTCAACCGGGGTCTGGCCCTGGGCGGGGCCCTGGGCCGGGCGGTGGACGAGGCCGCCCAGATCGCCCAGGCCATCGCCCCGGTCCGCCTCAAGGTGATCCTGGAGACCAATGAGCTGGGCCCCGAGGCCAGCGCCCAGGCGGCCCAGGCCCTGGCCCTTTGCGGCGCGGCCTTCCTCAAGACCGGCTCCGGCTACTTCGGCCCGGCCACGCTGGCCGATGTGGCCCTGTTGGCCGACAACGGCGGCGGCCTGGGCATCAAGGCCGCCGGGGGCATCAAGAGCCTGGACAGCGCCCTGGCCCTGTTGGAGGCCGGAGCCACCCGCCTGGGCACCAGCAGCGGCTGGGACATCTTCCGCCAGGCGCAGGAACGTTGGTCCCAGGAAGACTGA
- a CDS encoding alkaline phosphatase family protein translates to MVPGRLIFLGLDGVGLDLAASLAGRGIMPHLGRLLERAGAWATASPLPEVSPVCWTSLFSGQGPGGHGIYGFAAPVKGSYRITPCDSTMVRAPRLWELADRAGLTSVVLNVPLTYPAAPLRGSMVSGFVTLDLARGVHPPSLLPRLMAMGYRPEAELDTGRHDPAALLADVSRALAVRLELFEQTWDDPWDLWVGVITDTDRVNHFAWPALWEPEHPLAPAALDIYRQVDTHIGRLWARFGPQVEAGEIGLMLAADHSFGPIVSEVYLNQWLMAEGYLVIEGSPPHERILPATRALALDPGRIYLHWAGRFPDGSLTPGPEAQRLLGEIAGKLKALRFTRLTQGPGGPRLESQAPVARVHLGQELYHGPQAAHAPDLVAEPAPGYSLRGGLDRAGVFGLSHLTGTHRPQGGLALMLPEPEDKPTELTGLCGLMAAALGLAAGD, encoded by the coding sequence TTGGTCCCAGGAAGACTGATCTTCCTGGGCCTGGACGGAGTGGGTCTGGACCTGGCCGCCTCCCTGGCGGGGCGCGGGATCATGCCCCACCTGGGTCGGCTGTTGGAGCGGGCGGGGGCCTGGGCCACGGCCAGCCCCCTGCCCGAGGTCTCGCCGGTGTGCTGGACCAGCCTGTTCAGCGGCCAGGGGCCGGGCGGCCACGGCATCTACGGCTTCGCCGCGCCGGTGAAGGGCTCCTACCGCATCACCCCCTGCGATTCCACCATGGTGCGCGCCCCGCGCCTCTGGGAGCTGGCCGACCGCGCCGGACTCACCTCGGTGGTCCTCAACGTACCCCTAACCTACCCCGCCGCGCCGCTCCGGGGCTCCATGGTCAGCGGCTTCGTCACTTTGGACCTGGCCCGGGGGGTGCACCCGCCCTCCCTGCTGCCCCGCCTGATGGCCATGGGCTACCGCCCCGAGGCCGAGTTGGACACCGGACGCCACGACCCGGCGGCCCTGCTGGCCGACGTGTCCCGGGCCCTGGCGGTGCGCCTGGAGCTGTTCGAGCAGACCTGGGACGACCCCTGGGATTTGTGGGTGGGAGTCATCACCGACACCGACCGGGTAAACCACTTCGCCTGGCCCGCCCTGTGGGAGCCGGAGCACCCCCTGGCTCCCGCCGCCCTGGATATCTACCGCCAGGTGGACACACACATCGGTCGCCTGTGGGCCCGCTTCGGCCCCCAGGTGGAGGCGGGCGAGATCGGCCTGATGCTGGCGGCGGACCACTCCTTCGGCCCCATCGTCAGCGAGGTGTATTTGAACCAATGGCTCATGGCCGAGGGCTATTTGGTGATCGAGGGCAGCCCGCCCCACGAGCGCATCCTGCCCGCCACCAGGGCCCTGGCCCTGGACCCGGGGCGCATCTATCTGCATTGGGCGGGGCGCTTCCCGGACGGCAGCCTCACCCCCGGCCCGGAGGCCCAGCGCCTGCTGGGGGAGATCGCGGGCAAGCTCAAGGCCCTGCGCTTCACCCGCCTGACCCAGGGGCCGGGCGGCCCCAGGCTGGAGAGCCAGGCCCCGGTGGCCCGGGTGCATTTGGGCCAGGAGCTGTACCACGGCCCCCAGGCGGCCCACGCCCCGGACCTGGTGGCCGAGCCCGCGCCGGGCTACAGCCTCAGGGGCGGCCTGGACCGGGCCGGGGTATTCGGCCTGAGCCACCTCACGGGCACCCACCGCCCCCAGGGCGGGTTGGCCCTGATGCTGCCCGAGCCGGAGGACAAGCCAACCGAACTAACCGGGCTGTGCGGGCTGATGGCCGCCGCCCTGGGCCTCGCCGCCGGAGACTGA
- a CDS encoding acetyl-CoA hydrolase/transferase family protein: protein MPAKTAPTQAREEPMYTEEYRRKLVSPEEAAEAVPEGGALIHGLTMAEPPALLGAIAARVAAGGLSELTVYSLLPTKTACESILAPELCNAVKAYTWFVSACDRDLVDEGVEDFIPCHFHQVPRLISDGPPLDVCVTTVSAMDTHGFFSLGTANDFTSTAARKAGKLIVEVNRNMPRVFGQSLVHISEVALIVENHVPVRPFMDGPALPEDCVIGQKVAELVPNGATLQLGVGSLPGAVADYLMDHKDLGVHTEVFGPAMARLIQKGVINGHRKSLHPYLHVYTVAQGDADMLAFMHNNPSMASFPVSYVNHPQVIAQNRRMISINSLIQVDLTGQCNAEFLAGHQISGTGGQLDFVRGAYDSPGGKSILAFRSTARGGKISRVVPRLELGAAVTTPRMDAHYLVTEHGVANLKGMSTKQRAQAIIGLAHPDHREDLSREARKLHLA, encoded by the coding sequence ATGCCCGCCAAAACCGCGCCCACTCAAGCCCGCGAGGAGCCCATGTACACCGAGGAATATCGACGCAAGCTGGTCAGCCCCGAGGAGGCCGCCGAAGCGGTGCCCGAGGGCGGCGCCCTGATCCACGGCCTGACCATGGCCGAGCCCCCCGCGCTCTTGGGCGCCATCGCGGCGCGGGTGGCCGCCGGCGGGCTGAGCGAGCTTACCGTCTATTCCCTGCTGCCCACCAAGACCGCCTGCGAGAGCATCCTGGCCCCGGAGCTGTGCAACGCGGTGAAGGCCTACACCTGGTTCGTCAGCGCCTGCGACCGTGACCTGGTGGACGAAGGCGTGGAGGATTTCATCCCCTGCCACTTCCACCAGGTGCCCCGGCTCATCAGCGACGGCCCGCCCCTGGACGTGTGCGTCACCACGGTGTCGGCCATGGACACCCACGGCTTTTTCAGCCTGGGCACGGCCAACGACTTCACCTCCACCGCCGCCCGCAAGGCCGGCAAGCTCATCGTGGAGGTGAACCGCAACATGCCCCGGGTCTTCGGCCAGAGCCTGGTGCACATCTCCGAGGTGGCCCTTATCGTGGAAAACCACGTGCCGGTCCGGCCCTTCATGGACGGCCCGGCCCTGCCGGAGGACTGCGTGATCGGCCAAAAGGTGGCCGAGCTGGTGCCCAACGGGGCCACCCTGCAACTAGGGGTGGGCAGCCTGCCCGGCGCGGTGGCCGACTACCTGATGGACCACAAGGACCTGGGGGTGCACACCGAGGTGTTCGGCCCGGCCATGGCCAGGCTGATCCAGAAGGGGGTCATCAACGGGCACCGCAAGAGCCTGCACCCCTATCTGCACGTGTACACCGTGGCCCAGGGCGACGCCGACATGCTGGCCTTCATGCACAACAACCCCTCCATGGCCTCCTTCCCGGTGTCCTACGTCAACCACCCCCAGGTCATCGCCCAAAACCGGCGCATGATCTCCATCAACAGCCTGATCCAGGTGGACCTCACCGGCCAGTGCAACGCCGAGTTTTTGGCCGGGCACCAGATCAGCGGCACCGGCGGGCAGCTGGACTTCGTGCGCGGGGCCTACGACTCGCCCGGCGGCAAGTCCATCCTGGCCTTCCGCTCCACGGCCCGCGGCGGCAAGATCAGCCGGGTGGTGCCCCGCCTGGAGCTGGGCGCGGCGGTGACCACCCCGCGCATGGACGCCCACTACCTGGTCACCGAGCACGGGGTGGCCAACCTCAAGGGCATGTCCACCAAGCAGCGGGCTCAGGCCATCATCGGCCTGGCCCACCCCGACCACCGCGAAGACCTGTCGCGCGAGGCCCGCAAGCTGCACCTGGCCTGA
- the sbtA gene encoding SbtA family thio(seleno)oxazole RiPP natural product precursor yields the protein MDKQTLKKFLAGLCIAALAGGAGLAGCSS from the coding sequence GTGGACAAGCAAACCCTGAAGAAATTCTTGGCCGGGCTGTGCATCGCCGCCCTGGCGGGAGGCGCTGGCCTGGCCGGCTGTTCCAGCTGA
- the sbtM gene encoding thio(seleno)oxazole modification radical SAM maturase SbtM: protein MPSMSPSEPYQSDLERLRRARARAAAAEPPRPGQSLGLNPTLVVEEVAWRGLPERLAAQDAPEPQAASQPVYVGAWRAPGGEVRLAEMEQPRLLALKVAAEGLDPLETARQAGSPPTVVLDALDLAAKEGLLLRPPSLLARAAPQAGPAVSDEFLRADWFTLQWHITQACDLNCRHCYDRSDRPPVDLARGLQVLDQLAAFCAARRVRGQVSFSGGNPLLHPDFLTLYGAAVERGLGVAILGNPCGEAKLAEILDIAPPAFYQVSLEGLEPHNDYIRGRGHFLRTSAFLDLLREAGVRSMVMLTLSRDNLDQVIPLARLLRGKVDQFNFNRLAPVGSGAALAMADPDDFRRFLADYAAEAAENPVLGLKDNLLNLHYEQEGLPLFGGCTGFGCGAAFNFLALLPDGQVHACRKLPSPVGDLYQQGLGEIYDGEAARRYRRAPEACAPCRLRAVCGGCLAVAHGAGRDVSTQRDPFCWLSGPLA, encoded by the coding sequence ATGCCCAGCATGTCACCCAGCGAGCCATACCAAAGCGACCTGGAGCGCCTGCGCCGCGCCCGCGCGCGGGCCGCGGCGGCCGAGCCGCCCCGGCCCGGCCAGAGCCTCGGCCTGAACCCCACCCTGGTGGTGGAAGAGGTGGCCTGGCGCGGCCTGCCGGAGCGCCTGGCGGCGCAGGACGCGCCCGAGCCCCAGGCGGCCTCGCAACCGGTCTACGTGGGGGCCTGGCGCGCGCCGGGGGGCGAGGTACGCCTGGCCGAAATGGAACAGCCCCGGCTGCTGGCCCTCAAGGTGGCGGCCGAGGGCCTGGACCCCTTGGAAACCGCCCGCCAGGCCGGGTCGCCGCCCACGGTGGTGCTGGACGCCCTGGATTTGGCGGCCAAGGAGGGCCTGCTGCTGCGGCCGCCCTCGCTGCTGGCCCGCGCCGCCCCCCAGGCCGGGCCGGCAGTCTCGGACGAGTTTTTGCGCGCCGACTGGTTCACCCTGCAATGGCACATCACCCAGGCCTGCGACCTCAACTGCCGCCACTGCTACGACCGCTCGGACCGACCGCCGGTGGACCTGGCCCGGGGCCTCCAGGTGCTGGACCAGTTGGCCGCCTTTTGCGCCGCGCGGCGGGTGCGGGGCCAGGTGTCGTTCTCCGGGGGCAACCCCCTGCTGCACCCCGACTTTTTGACCCTCTATGGGGCGGCGGTGGAGCGCGGCCTGGGGGTGGCCATCCTGGGCAACCCCTGCGGCGAGGCCAAGCTGGCGGAAATCCTGGACATCGCACCGCCAGCCTTTTACCAGGTGAGCCTTGAGGGCCTGGAGCCGCACAACGACTACATCCGGGGCCGGGGCCACTTCCTGCGCACCAGCGCCTTCCTGGATCTGCTCAGGGAGGCGGGCGTACGCTCCATGGTCATGCTCACCCTGAGCCGGGACAACCTGGACCAGGTGATTCCCCTGGCCCGCCTGCTTCGGGGCAAGGTGGACCAGTTCAACTTCAACCGCCTGGCCCCAGTGGGCTCCGGGGCGGCCCTGGCCATGGCCGACCCGGATGACTTCCGCCGCTTTTTGGCCGACTACGCCGCCGAGGCGGCCGAGAACCCCGTATTGGGCCTCAAGGACAACCTGCTCAACCTTCATTACGAACAAGAGGGCCTGCCTCTTTTCGGCGGCTGCACCGGCTTCGGCTGCGGCGCGGCCTTCAACTTCCTGGCCCTGCTGCCCGACGGCCAGGTGCACGCCTGCCGCAAACTGCCCTCCCCGGTGGGCGATCTCTATCAGCAGGGCCTGGGCGAGATCTACGACGGCGAGGCGGCCCGCCGCTATCGGCGGGCCCCCGAGGCCTGCGCCCCCTGCCGCCTGCGGGCGGTGTGCGGTGGCTGCCTGGCCGTGGCCCACGGCGCGGGCCGGGACGTTTCTACCCAGCGCGACCCCTTTTGCTGGCTAAGCGGCCCCCTGGCCTGA
- the cooS gene encoding anaerobic carbon-monoxide dehydrogenase catalytic subunit translates to MSKSDKLQDLNSLNPADVTICETTQKMLAKAHRDGVETAFDRAANMKACPIGEKSACCKHCAMGPCRLNAKDPYSKVGVCGATIDTIQSRNFARMVASGTASHTDHGMEMLNLFKGVVSGHIKDYEISDTEKLIQVAGELGIATEDREVLDIARDLCAEMEKTYTQIEGELPFIKRAPKKTQEMWREAGVVPRGAMREIMEITTRTHMGMDQDHTNLIKQINRTALADGWGGSMVATEIGDMLFGTPYPVVGEVNMGVLKEDEVNIIIHGHEPNLFDSMLASVNDPELIAKAQASGAKGINLVGMCCSGLEMLSRRGVPHAGNFMSTEAILVTGAVDAMAVDVQCIKQGLAKVADCYGTKLFTTNPRAHIEGVPHIEFEEDYPRECTDTVVEMAIKRYAGRTAPIDIPKRKDKGVFGFSHEYINYMLGGTFRGSYTPLNDNIINGRIRGVAGVVGCTNPRVKQDYVHVELVKELIKNDILVVQTGCSQISLAKAGLLTPEAAHLAGPGLAEVCETVGMPPVLGLGACVDNSRILTAVCNMVAAGGLGDSIADLPVAGAAPEWMSEKAIAIGQYFVASGVYTIFGVTFPIVEQTKFYKLMFEDLEKQGMGKWDFAVDPHDMAAKMIAHIEKKRAALGLDKDKERVLVGMDDRRAIEA, encoded by the coding sequence ATGAGCAAAAGCGACAAGCTGCAAGACCTGAACAGCCTGAACCCGGCCGACGTCACCATCTGTGAAACCACCCAAAAGATGTTGGCCAAGGCTCATCGCGACGGCGTGGAAACCGCCTTTGACCGGGCGGCCAACATGAAGGCCTGCCCCATCGGGGAAAAGAGCGCCTGCTGTAAGCACTGCGCCATGGGCCCCTGCCGTCTCAACGCCAAGGACCCCTACTCCAAGGTCGGGGTATGCGGAGCCACCATCGACACCATCCAGTCGCGCAACTTTGCCCGCATGGTGGCCTCGGGCACCGCCTCCCACACCGACCATGGCATGGAGATGCTCAACCTGTTCAAGGGCGTGGTGAGCGGACACATCAAGGACTACGAGATCAGCGACACCGAGAAGCTCATCCAGGTGGCCGGCGAGTTGGGCATCGCCACCGAGGATCGCGAGGTGTTGGACATCGCCCGCGACCTGTGCGCCGAGATGGAAAAGACCTACACCCAGATCGAGGGCGAGCTGCCCTTCATCAAGCGCGCCCCCAAGAAGACCCAGGAGATGTGGCGCGAAGCCGGGGTGGTGCCCCGGGGCGCCATGCGCGAGATCATGGAGATCACCACCCGCACCCACATGGGCATGGACCAGGACCACACCAACCTCATCAAGCAGATCAACCGCACCGCCTTGGCCGACGGCTGGGGCGGCTCCATGGTGGCCACCGAAATCGGCGACATGCTCTTCGGCACCCCCTACCCCGTGGTGGGCGAGGTGAACATGGGCGTGCTCAAGGAGGACGAGGTCAACATCATCATCCACGGCCACGAGCCCAACCTGTTCGACTCCATGCTGGCCTCGGTGAACGACCCCGAGCTGATCGCCAAGGCCCAGGCCTCGGGGGCCAAGGGCATCAACCTGGTGGGCATGTGCTGCTCCGGCTTGGAGATGCTCTCGCGCCGGGGCGTGCCCCACGCGGGCAACTTCATGAGCACCGAGGCCATCCTGGTAACCGGCGCGGTGGACGCCATGGCCGTGGACGTGCAGTGCATCAAGCAGGGCCTGGCCAAGGTGGCCGACTGCTACGGCACCAAGCTGTTCACCACCAACCCCAGGGCCCACATCGAGGGCGTGCCCCACATCGAGTTCGAGGAGGACTACCCCCGCGAGTGCACCGACACGGTGGTGGAGATGGCCATCAAGCGCTATGCGGGCCGCACCGCCCCCATCGACATCCCCAAGCGCAAGGACAAGGGCGTCTTCGGCTTCAGCCATGAGTACATCAACTACATGCTGGGCGGCACCTTCCGGGGCAGCTACACCCCGCTCAACGACAACATCATCAACGGGCGCATCCGCGGCGTGGCCGGGGTGGTGGGCTGCACCAACCCCAGGGTCAAGCAGGACTACGTGCACGTGGAGCTGGTCAAGGAGCTGATCAAGAACGACATCCTGGTGGTGCAGACCGGCTGCTCCCAGATATCGCTGGCCAAGGCGGGGCTCTTGACCCCCGAGGCGGCCCACCTGGCCGGGCCGGGCCTGGCCGAGGTCTGCGAGACCGTGGGCATGCCCCCGGTGCTGGGCCTGGGCGCCTGCGTGGACAACAGCCGCATCCTCACCGCGGTGTGCAACATGGTGGCCGCCGGCGGCCTGGGCGATTCCATCGCCGACCTGCCCGTGGCCGGCGCCGCGCCGGAGTGGATGAGCGAGAAGGCCATCGCCATCGGCCAGTACTTCGTGGCCTCAGGCGTGTACACCATCTTCGGAGTCACCTTCCCCATCGTGGAGCAGACCAAGTTCTACAAGCTGATGTTCGAGGACCTGGAGAAGCAGGGCATGGGCAAGTGGGACTTCGCGGTGGACCCCCACGACATGGCCGCCAAGATGATCGCCCACATCGAGAAGAAGCGCGCCGCCCTGGGCCTGGACAAGGACAAGGAGCGGGTGCTGGTGGGCATGGACGACCGCCGGGCCATCGAGGCCTAA